In Sphingobacteriaceae bacterium, the following are encoded in one genomic region:
- a CDS encoding PorP/SprF family type IX secretion system membrane protein, protein MKKIILIYLLFLLCIRVSAQDAQFTQFSNNPIYLNSSFTGLTDMHRFSAAYRNQWPGIKKTFSTYYVAYDRNIKQYNSGVGGYIMQDRIGSGGLVNTMGIINYAYKIKTGFSSQIRPSISVGFGQKKIDHSKLIFNDQLITGNALSEDVTTSNTKSYVDFGAGALFTSKRFFGGIFLKHINQPNVNVLGGNENLPVYFTSHAGYQIVLKANDTNDAKPTEALNFILNYRHEKTNDQIDIGVIYQIKALMAGAYYRGIPPKYLKYNHSGSDAVALMVGIDVPGKNLQINYSYDFTISKLNNTSTTGAHEIIFTYQIPDPKGKEIVYKKKKAKVKQKF, encoded by the coding sequence TTGAAAAAAATAATTTTAATATACCTGCTTTTTTTATTATGCATTCGTGTGAGTGCTCAGGATGCTCAATTCACCCAATTTTCTAATAACCCAATTTATCTTAACAGTTCATTTACCGGATTAACGGATATGCATCGCTTTTCAGCAGCATATAGAAATCAATGGCCGGGGATTAAAAAAACATTTAGTACATATTATGTGGCTTACGATAGAAATATTAAACAATATAATTCAGGAGTAGGCGGTTATATTATGCAAGACAGAATAGGTTCTGGTGGTTTGGTTAATACTATGGGAATAATTAATTATGCTTATAAAATAAAAACCGGTTTTTCATCTCAAATTCGTCCATCAATTTCTGTTGGTTTTGGTCAAAAGAAAATAGATCACAGCAAGTTGATTTTTAATGATCAGTTAATTACCGGTAATGCCTTGTCGGAAGATGTTACAACGAGTAACACTAAGAGTTATGTAGATTTTGGGGCAGGAGCATTATTTACTTCAAAAAGGTTTTTTGGTGGAATATTTTTGAAGCATATCAATCAACCTAACGTGAATGTACTTGGAGGAAATGAAAATCTGCCTGTTTATTTTACCTCTCATGCAGGATATCAGATTGTTTTAAAAGCTAACGACACTAATGATGCTAAACCTACTGAAGCATTAAATTTTATTCTTAATTATCGCCATGAAAAAACAAACGATCAAATTGATATTGGTGTTATTTATCAAATCAAGGCCTTGATGGCCGGGGCTTATTACCGGGGAATTCCCCCAAAGTATCTGAAGTATAATCATAGCGGTAGTGATGCTGTAGCTTTGATGGTTGGCATCGATGTTCCCGGTAAAAATCTCCAGATAAATTACAGTTATGATTTTACAATTTCAAAATTAAATAATACGTCTACTACCGGAGCCCATGAAATAATTTTCACGTATCAGATTCCTGATCCTAAAGGCAAAGAAATTGTTTACAAGAAAAAGAAAGCAAAAGTTAAACAGAAATTTTAA
- a CDS encoding PKD domain-containing protein encodes MFKRFLVLVFHFVLFTLKAQCPLVLDGNAIPSSNPYWLSCSGSSVYVLNFQSPTSWGTYTLSWGDGSPDFTSVFYTANSIINHTYTSVNPDTFVVTLNVPSLSCTLTGVVVMEEAVIPNVSIPIGGTTAACAPAVLQFSNSSTKTSETTKYIWNYGDGSPLVQLSYTNAGAIVNHTYLAGTVNCQTAVVLNAWNYCSLNNTATATYSPINIYGKDNATFLPDKFVTCWPNSVFTFSNTTAQSCLAQGNNFQRQQYWNLGNYWGMPGDSIHNWTPWPPAQTVSVSYNAIGTYSVMLRDSNLCGVDTAILNVTILNPPTASVVAPPAPICQNTSITFTNASSPGYTYFWNFGEGGGFVNLGAGNKTYTYTNPGTYTVQLAAKFVPGGAPCTTTATIVIDILPQPVANFSFNPATGCTSLSAVSFTDSSTNAVSWNWDFGNLVTSTLQAPPPQSYSNAGVYTVSLAVTGSNTCVHSFTNALTVYNTPTANFNPTVVCQNSSLTFTNTSVISGTNPITSYTWNLGDGSPSQFVQHASNTYTTPGFYNVSLTVASAFCSATITKTLTVNVKPVADFTMSPLTGCSPLAVNFTNTSTNASLFLWNFGTTPTNTSNLVNPSFTFTNNLLVNADFTITVIATSSAGCVDSIKKSINVFPTPQTSFNPINLSGCSPLNITFTNNTIGANSYTWSFGDGNTSNLINPSHTFTNGGAVPVVYSTSLTSSNSLSCLSSVVSNFTVNPIPNFALNLTPSVGCTPLSISFPTWSVVSSYTWDYGDGSPLDNTINPNHTFTNGTQSNINYTVSVIGANSFGCVNTSSANLNVLFKPTASFTMDLNSGCSPLLVNFTNTSIGQNNNLWDFSNGTTSTLISTPATFSNSKGSSASTFTVKLVVNNINNCKDSLNSIINLFDNPKAQFQIDTPACSPKLITFTNTSIGANLNNWNFGSGTSTLTNPTYNFVNSGTLNITQTVTLAVENSSNCKDTSVVNFVLHPKPNYSIISSPDSGCTNLKVNFSALNVNSYSWSFGDGSSSTTSVSSKTYVNTTSSVREFTAQLIGTDIYNCADTVKKVIKVFPKPTALFNVDLFEVTVKNQPVPLTNLSSGATSYSWLFGDGGSSTDFSPVYSYQEPGEYNIKLIAISEKNCKDTFLLAEKVKAIVEAGVLIPNAFTPNTSSSPGGIYDPKDKSNDVFHPVLRNVEEFNMKVFSRWGELLFETENVNEGWDGYFRGKLCLQDVYVWKIHAKFKDGQTFDKTGDLTLLIK; translated from the coding sequence ATGTTTAAACGTTTTTTAGTTTTAGTTTTTCATTTTGTTCTTTTTACATTAAAAGCACAGTGTCCTTTGGTATTGGATGGAAATGCTATTCCATCATCAAACCCTTATTGGTTAAGTTGCTCCGGAAGCAGTGTATATGTATTGAACTTTCAATCTCCAACAAGTTGGGGAACCTATACCTTGAGTTGGGGCGATGGATCGCCCGATTTTACTTCTGTTTTTTACACGGCTAACTCAATAATTAATCATACTTACACCTCTGTTAATCCAGATACTTTTGTGGTTACTTTAAATGTTCCTTCATTGTCATGTACTTTAACGGGCGTTGTGGTTATGGAAGAAGCTGTTATTCCTAATGTTTCAATTCCCATTGGTGGAACAACAGCCGCTTGCGCTCCAGCAGTTTTACAATTCAGTAATTCGAGTACAAAAACAAGCGAAACTACCAAATACATATGGAATTACGGAGATGGAAGTCCGTTAGTTCAGTTATCTTATACCAATGCCGGAGCAATTGTGAATCACACTTATCTTGCGGGAACTGTGAATTGTCAAACAGCAGTGGTATTAAATGCTTGGAATTATTGTAGCTTAAACAATACGGCTACTGCTACATATTCTCCGATTAATATATACGGAAAAGACAATGCTACATTTCTGCCCGATAAATTTGTTACTTGTTGGCCCAATAGTGTTTTCACTTTTTCGAATACTACGGCCCAAAGTTGTTTGGCCCAGGGAAATAATTTTCAAAGACAGCAATATTGGAACTTAGGAAATTATTGGGGAATGCCGGGTGATTCGATTCATAATTGGACGCCATGGCCTCCGGCTCAAACAGTAAGTGTTTCTTATAATGCTATAGGTACTTATTCTGTTATGTTGCGTGATAGTAATTTATGCGGAGTTGATACAGCAATTTTAAATGTTACTATTTTAAACCCTCCAACTGCTAGTGTGGTTGCACCTCCGGCTCCAATATGTCAAAACACATCAATTACATTTACAAACGCGAGCTCACCGGGATACACTTATTTTTGGAATTTTGGAGAAGGCGGTGGATTTGTAAACTTGGGAGCAGGAAATAAAACTTATACGTATACAAATCCGGGAACATACACAGTACAATTAGCAGCCAAGTTTGTACCCGGTGGTGCGCCTTGTACAACTACTGCAACAATAGTAATTGATATATTGCCACAACCCGTTGCTAATTTTTCTTTTAATCCGGCAACCGGCTGTACATCCTTATCGGCTGTAAGTTTTACGGATAGCTCAACAAATGCAGTAAGTTGGAATTGGGATTTCGGAAATTTAGTCACAAGTACTTTACAAGCTCCACCGCCGCAATCTTATTCAAACGCAGGGGTGTATACAGTTTCATTAGCGGTTACCGGAAGTAATACCTGCGTACATAGTTTTACAAACGCACTAACGGTTTACAATACCCCAACGGCTAATTTCAATCCAACAGTGGTTTGTCAAAATTCGTCGTTAACTTTTACCAACACATCTGTTATTAGCGGAACTAATCCAATTACCAGCTATACTTGGAATTTGGGTGACGGATCTCCATCTCAATTTGTTCAGCATGCAAGTAATACCTATACAACTCCAGGATTTTATAATGTTTCGCTAACAGTCGCTTCTGCTTTTTGTAGTGCTACCATCACAAAAACATTAACTGTAAATGTAAAACCGGTGGCAGATTTCACAATGAGTCCATTAACAGGATGCTCCCCTTTAGCGGTTAATTTTACCAATACAAGTACTAATGCTTCTTTGTTTTTGTGGAATTTCGGCACAACACCTACCAACACTTCTAATTTAGTAAACCCTTCATTTACGTTTACTAATAATTTACTAGTGAATGCTGATTTTACAATTACAGTTATTGCTACCAGCTCTGCAGGTTGCGTGGATAGCATAAAAAAATCAATCAATGTTTTTCCAACTCCTCAAACAAGTTTTAATCCCATAAATTTATCCGGTTGCTCTCCATTGAATATTACTTTCACAAACAATACTATCGGCGCCAATTCTTACACTTGGTCATTTGGAGATGGAAACACATCTAACTTGATAAATCCTTCTCATACTTTTACAAATGGAGGGGCTGTTCCGGTAGTATATTCTACTTCTTTAACTTCAAGTAATAGTTTGAGTTGTTTAAGTAGTGTAGTGAGTAATTTTACAGTTAATCCTATTCCAAATTTTGCTTTAAACTTAACTCCATCTGTGGGATGTACGCCTTTGTCTATTAGTTTCCCAACATGGAGTGTAGTAAGTTCGTATACCTGGGATTATGGTGACGGATCTCCTTTAGATAATACAATTAATCCAAATCACACTTTTACTAACGGAACCCAGTCTAATATAAATTATACGGTTTCTGTTATTGGTGCAAATTCTTTTGGTTGCGTTAATACGTCATCTGCAAACCTCAATGTTTTATTTAAACCAACCGCTAGTTTCACAATGGATTTGAATAGTGGCTGTTCTCCTTTATTAGTCAACTTTACCAATACTTCAATCGGCCAAAACAATAATCTATGGGACTTTTCCAATGGAACTACTTCAACATTAATTTCTACGCCTGCTACATTTTCTAATTCAAAAGGAAGTTCGGCTTCTACATTTACCGTTAAACTTGTGGTGAACAATATTAATAATTGTAAAGACTCCTTAAATTCAATTATCAATTTATTCGATAATCCTAAAGCGCAATTTCAAATAGACACACCGGCCTGTTCTCCAAAACTAATTACGTTCACTAATACGTCAATTGGTGCAAACTTAAATAATTGGAATTTCGGTTCCGGAACTTCAACATTAACTAATCCTACGTACAATTTTGTAAATTCAGGAACATTGAATATTACACAAACTGTTACTTTGGCAGTTGAAAATTCTTCAAATTGCAAAGACACTTCTGTCGTCAATTTTGTTTTACACCCCAAACCAAATTATAGTATCATTTCTTCACCGGATAGTGGTTGTACTAATTTAAAAGTAAATTTTTCTGCATTAAATGTAAATTCTTATAGCTGGAGTTTTGGTGATGGAAGTAGTTCAACGACTAGTGTAAGTTCCAAAACTTATGTAAACACAACATCATCCGTGCGCGAATTTACAGCTCAGTTGATTGGAACAGATATTTATAATTGTGCCGATACAGTTAAAAAAGTAATAAAAGTTTTTCCGAAACCAACTGCACTATTTAATGTAGATTTATTTGAAGTCACTGTTAAAAATCAACCTGTACCACTTACTAATTTATCAAGCGGAGCTACAAGTTATAGCTGGTTGTTTGGTGACGGTGGAAGTTCTACTGATTTTTCACCAGTTTATAGTTATCAAGAACCGGGAGAGTATAATATTAAATTAATTGCAATTAGCGAAAAAAACTGTAAAGACACGTTTTTATTGGCTGAAAAAGTTAAAGCTATTGTGGAGGCAGGTGTGTTAATTCCGAATGCATTCACGCCCAATACTTCGTCATCTCCAGGTGGAATTTATGACCCGAAAGATAAAAGCAATGATGTATTTCATCCTGTATTGCGAAATGTAGAAGAATTTAACATGAAAGTATTTTCTAGATGGGGCGAACTTTTATTTGAAACAGAAAACGTGAATGAAGGTTGGGACGGATATTTTAGGGGTAAATTATGTTTGCAAGATGTTTATGTGTGGAAGATTCACGCTAAATTTAAAGATGGTCAAACATTTGATAAAACCGGAGACTTAACACTTTTAATAAAATAA